From a region of the Acidobacteriota bacterium genome:
- a CDS encoding KpsF/GutQ family sugar-phosphate isomerase, translating to MSLEIAREVLQVEAEAILTVRNRLDGRFVRAVDLLEQCRGRIVTTGMGKSGIIARKLAATFASTGSPSLFMHPAEAIHGDLGMLCRGDVVVALSHSGETAEILRVVEYLKRLDIPLLVLSGCPESSLGRAAEVCLDAGVAREACPLGLAPTASTSASLALGDALAVALSVRKGFRVDDFAALHPGGKLGKRFLRIRDLMRTGEAVPGVRLDTRMRDVVFVMSDKRMGITAVTDAEGVLRGAISDGDLRRLLARCPDLLDREAGSCMTPDPKTVPADELATQALAIMERNRITSLFITDPEGRLEGAIHLHDLWGTELF from the coding sequence ATGAGCCTGGAGATCGCCCGCGAAGTGCTGCAGGTGGAGGCGGAAGCCATCCTGACGGTGAGAAACCGGCTGGACGGGCGTTTCGTGCGGGCCGTGGACCTCCTCGAGCAGTGCCGGGGACGCATCGTGACCACCGGAATGGGCAAGTCGGGCATCATCGCCCGCAAGCTGGCCGCCACCTTCGCCAGCACCGGGTCGCCCTCGCTGTTCATGCACCCGGCGGAAGCCATCCACGGGGACCTGGGCATGCTGTGCCGGGGGGACGTGGTGGTGGCGCTCTCCCACTCCGGCGAAACCGCGGAGATCCTCCGGGTGGTGGAGTATCTCAAGCGGCTGGACATTCCCCTCCTGGTCCTGTCGGGGTGCCCCGAATCGAGCCTGGGCCGCGCCGCCGAGGTCTGCCTCGACGCCGGGGTCGCCCGGGAGGCCTGCCCGCTGGGCCTGGCCCCCACCGCCAGCACCTCGGCCTCCCTGGCCCTGGGGGACGCCCTCGCGGTGGCGCTCTCCGTGCGCAAGGGGTTCCGGGTGGACGACTTCGCGGCCCTTCACCCCGGCGGGAAGCTGGGGAAGCGTTTCCTGCGCATCCGGGACCTCATGCGCACGGGGGAGGCCGTCCCGGGGGTCCGTCTCGACACGCGCATGCGGGACGTCGTCTTCGTCATGTCCGACAAGCGCATGGGGATCACCGCCGTCACCGACGCGGAGGGGGTCCTTCGGGGCGCCATCTCGGACGGCGACCTGCGCCGCCTCCTGGCGCGCTGCCCCGATCTCCTCGACCGGGAGGCCGGTTCGTGCATGACCCCCGACCCGAAGACCGTCCCCGCGGACGAACTGGCCACCCAGGCCCTGGCCATCATGGAGCGCAACCGCATCACCTCGCTGTTCATCACCGACCCGGAAGGCCGCCTGGAGGGCGCCATTCACCTCCACGACCTCTGGGGGACCGAGCTGTTCTGA